Proteins from a genomic interval of Chionomys nivalis chromosome 7, mChiNiv1.1, whole genome shotgun sequence:
- the Septin4 gene encoding septin-4 isoform X2: MDHSLGWQGNSVSEDGTEAGIKRFLEDSSDDAELSKFVKDFPGSEPCHPSEAKTRVSRPQILEPRPRSPELCDDDLEYRATLWPEPSESQQYICAPAPLSPSSRPRSPWGKLDPYDSSEDDKEYVGFATLPNQVHRKSVKKGFDFTLMVAGESGLGKSTLVNSLFLTDLYRDRKLLGAEERIMQTVEITKHAVDIEEKGVRLRLTIVDTPGFGDAVNNTECWKPVAEYIDQQFEQYFRDESGLNRKNIQDNRVHCCLYFISPFGHGLRPLDVEFMKALHQRVNIVPILAKADTLTPPEVDRKKCKIREEIEHFGIKIYQFPDCDSDEDEDFKLQDQALKESIPFAVIGSNTVVEARGRRVRGRLYPWGIVEVENPGHCDFVKLRTMLVRTHMQDLKDVTRETHYENYRAQCIQSMTRLVVKERNRNKLTRESGTDFPIPAVPPGTDPETEKLIREKDEELRRMQEMLHKIQRQMKETH, encoded by the exons ATGGACCATTCACTGGGATGGCAAGGGAACTCTGTCTCTGAGGATGGGACTGAAGCCGGG ATCAAGCGTTTCCTGGAGGACAGCAGTGATGATGCCGAACTGAGCAAGTTCGTGAAGGATTTCCCAGGAAGCGAGCCCTGCCACCCATCGGAGGCCAAGACCAGGGTGTCCAGGCCCCAAATTTTGGAGCCAAGGCCCCGGAGCCCAGAGCTCTGTGATGATGACCTGGAGTATAGAGCCACTTTGTGGCCTGAGCCCTCTGAGAGCCAGCAATACATCTGTGCCCCAGCCCCTCTCAGCCCTTCTTCCAGGCCCCGCAGCCCATGGGGCAAGCTTGATCCCTATGATTCCTCTGAG GATGACAAGGAGTATGTGGGCTTTGCAaccctccccaatcaagtccaTAGGAAGTCGGTGAAGAAAGGCTTTGACTTCACACTCATGGTGGCAG GAGAATCTGGCCTGGGCAAATCCACTCTTGTCAACAGCCTCTTCCTCACTGACCTGTACAGGGATCGGAAACTCCTAGGTGCCGAAG AGCGGATCATGCAAACCGTGGAGATTACTAAGCACGCAGTGGACATAGAAGAGAAGGGCGTGAGGCTGCGGCTCACCATTGTGGACACTCCCGGTTTTGGGGATGCAGTCAACAACACAGAGTG CTGGAAGCCTGTAGCGGAATACATCGACCAGCAGTTTGAGCAGTATTTCCGAGATGAGAGTGGCCTGAATCGCAAGAACATCCAAGACAACCGCGTGCACTGCTGCCTCTACTTCATCTCGCCCTTCGGCCACGG GCTCCGGCCATTGGATGTTGAATTCATGAAGGCCCTGCATCAGCGGGTCAACATTGTGCCTATCTTGGCTAAGGCAGATACACTGACGCCTCCTGAAGTGGACCGAAAGAAATGCAAA ATCCGGGAGGAGATTGAGCACTTTGGAATCAAGATCTATCAGTTCCCAGACTGTGATTCTGATGAGGATGAGGACTTCAAATTACAGGACCAAGCCCTAAAG GAAAGCATCCCATTTGCGGTGATTGGCAGCAACACTGTGGTAGAAGCCAGAGGGCGGAGAGTTCGGGGCCGGCTCTACCCTTGGGGCATAGTAGAAG TGGAAAACCCGGGTCACTGCGACTTTGTGAAGCTGAGGACAATGCTGGTGCGTACCCACATGCAGGACCTGAAGGATGTGACCCGAGAGACACACTATGAGAACTACAGGGCCCAGTGCATCCAGAGCATGACCCGCCTAGTAGTAAAGGAACGGAATCGCAA CAAACTGACAAGAGAGAGTGGTACTGACTTCCCTATCCCTGCTGTCCCACCAGGGACAGatccagaaactgagaagctaATCCGAGAGAAAGATGAAGAG CTGCGGCGGATGCAGGAGATGCTACACAAAATCCAAAGACAGATGAAGGAGACTCACTAA
- the Septin4 gene encoding septin-4 isoform X5 translates to MDHSLGWQGNSVSEDGTEAGDDKEYVGFATLPNQVHRKSVKKGFDFTLMVAGESGLGKSTLVNSLFLTDLYRDRKLLGAEERIMQTVEITKHAVDIEEKGVRLRLTIVDTPGFGDAVNNTECWKPVAEYIDQQFEQYFRDESGLNRKNIQDNRVHCCLYFISPFGHGLRPLDVEFMKALHQRVNIVPILAKADTLTPPEVDRKKCKIREEIEHFGIKIYQFPDCDSDEDEDFKLQDQALKESIPFAVIGSNTVVEARGRRVRGRLYPWGIVEVENPGHCDFVKLRTMLVRTHMQDLKDVTRETHYENYRAQCIQSMTRLVVKERNRNKLTRESGTDFPIPAVPPGTDPETEKLIREKDEELRRMQEMLHKIQRQMKETH, encoded by the exons ATGGACCATTCACTGGGATGGCAAGGGAACTCTGTCTCTGAGGATGGGACTGAAGCCGGG GATGACAAGGAGTATGTGGGCTTTGCAaccctccccaatcaagtccaTAGGAAGTCGGTGAAGAAAGGCTTTGACTTCACACTCATGGTGGCAG GAGAATCTGGCCTGGGCAAATCCACTCTTGTCAACAGCCTCTTCCTCACTGACCTGTACAGGGATCGGAAACTCCTAGGTGCCGAAG AGCGGATCATGCAAACCGTGGAGATTACTAAGCACGCAGTGGACATAGAAGAGAAGGGCGTGAGGCTGCGGCTCACCATTGTGGACACTCCCGGTTTTGGGGATGCAGTCAACAACACAGAGTG CTGGAAGCCTGTAGCGGAATACATCGACCAGCAGTTTGAGCAGTATTTCCGAGATGAGAGTGGCCTGAATCGCAAGAACATCCAAGACAACCGCGTGCACTGCTGCCTCTACTTCATCTCGCCCTTCGGCCACGG GCTCCGGCCATTGGATGTTGAATTCATGAAGGCCCTGCATCAGCGGGTCAACATTGTGCCTATCTTGGCTAAGGCAGATACACTGACGCCTCCTGAAGTGGACCGAAAGAAATGCAAA ATCCGGGAGGAGATTGAGCACTTTGGAATCAAGATCTATCAGTTCCCAGACTGTGATTCTGATGAGGATGAGGACTTCAAATTACAGGACCAAGCCCTAAAG GAAAGCATCCCATTTGCGGTGATTGGCAGCAACACTGTGGTAGAAGCCAGAGGGCGGAGAGTTCGGGGCCGGCTCTACCCTTGGGGCATAGTAGAAG TGGAAAACCCGGGTCACTGCGACTTTGTGAAGCTGAGGACAATGCTGGTGCGTACCCACATGCAGGACCTGAAGGATGTGACCCGAGAGACACACTATGAGAACTACAGGGCCCAGTGCATCCAGAGCATGACCCGCCTAGTAGTAAAGGAACGGAATCGCAA CAAACTGACAAGAGAGAGTGGTACTGACTTCCCTATCCCTGCTGTCCCACCAGGGACAGatccagaaactgagaagctaATCCGAGAGAAAGATGAAGAG CTGCGGCGGATGCAGGAGATGCTACACAAAATCCAAAGACAGATGAAGGAGACTCACTAA
- the Septin4 gene encoding septin-4 isoform X7, with protein sequence MDHSLGWQGNSVSEDGTEAGDDKEYVGFATLPNQVHRKSVKKGFDFTLMVAGESGLGKSTLVNSLFLTDLYRDRKLLGAEERIMQTVEITKHAVDIEEKGVRLRLTIVDTPGFGDAVNNTECWKPVAEYIDQQFEQYFRDESGLNRKNIQDNRVHCCLYFISPFGHGLRPLDVEFMKALHQRVNIVPILAKADTLTPPEVDRKKCKIREEIEHFGIKIYQFPDCDSDEDEDFKLQDQALKESIPFAVIGSNTVVEARGRRVRGRLYPWGIVEVENPGHCDFVKLRTMLVRTHMQDLKDVTRETHYENYRAQCIQSMTRLVVKERNRKDRSRN encoded by the exons ATGGACCATTCACTGGGATGGCAAGGGAACTCTGTCTCTGAGGATGGGACTGAAGCCGGG GATGACAAGGAGTATGTGGGCTTTGCAaccctccccaatcaagtccaTAGGAAGTCGGTGAAGAAAGGCTTTGACTTCACACTCATGGTGGCAG GAGAATCTGGCCTGGGCAAATCCACTCTTGTCAACAGCCTCTTCCTCACTGACCTGTACAGGGATCGGAAACTCCTAGGTGCCGAAG AGCGGATCATGCAAACCGTGGAGATTACTAAGCACGCAGTGGACATAGAAGAGAAGGGCGTGAGGCTGCGGCTCACCATTGTGGACACTCCCGGTTTTGGGGATGCAGTCAACAACACAGAGTG CTGGAAGCCTGTAGCGGAATACATCGACCAGCAGTTTGAGCAGTATTTCCGAGATGAGAGTGGCCTGAATCGCAAGAACATCCAAGACAACCGCGTGCACTGCTGCCTCTACTTCATCTCGCCCTTCGGCCACGG GCTCCGGCCATTGGATGTTGAATTCATGAAGGCCCTGCATCAGCGGGTCAACATTGTGCCTATCTTGGCTAAGGCAGATACACTGACGCCTCCTGAAGTGGACCGAAAGAAATGCAAA ATCCGGGAGGAGATTGAGCACTTTGGAATCAAGATCTATCAGTTCCCAGACTGTGATTCTGATGAGGATGAGGACTTCAAATTACAGGACCAAGCCCTAAAG GAAAGCATCCCATTTGCGGTGATTGGCAGCAACACTGTGGTAGAAGCCAGAGGGCGGAGAGTTCGGGGCCGGCTCTACCCTTGGGGCATAGTAGAAG TGGAAAACCCGGGTCACTGCGACTTTGTGAAGCTGAGGACAATGCTGGTGCGTACCCACATGCAGGACCTGAAGGATGTGACCCGAGAGACACACTATGAGAACTACAGGGCCCAGTGCATCCAGAGCATGACCCGCCTAGTAGTAAAGGAACGGAATCGCAA GGACAGatccagaaactga
- the Septin4 gene encoding septin-4 isoform X4 — MDHSLGWQGNSVSEDGTEAGIKRFLEDSSDDAELSKFVKDFPGSEPCHPSEAKTRVSRPQILEPRPRSPELCDDDLEYRATLWPEPSESQQYICAPAPLSPSSRPRSPWGKLDPYDSSEDDKEYVGFATLPNQVHRKSVKKGFDFTLMVAGESGLGKSTLVNSLFLTDLYRDRKLLGAEERIMQTVEITKHAVDIEEKGVRLRLTIVDTPGFGDAVNNTECWKPVAEYIDQQFEQYFRDESGLNRKNIQDNRVHCCLYFISPFGHGLRPLDVEFMKALHQRVNIVPILAKADTLTPPEVDRKKCKIREEIEHFGIKIYQFPDCDSDEDEDFKLQDQALKESIPFAVIGSNTVVEARGRRVRGRLYPWGIVEVENPGHCDFVKLRTMLVRTHMQDLKDVTRETHYENYRAQCIQSMTRLVVKERNRKDRSRN; from the exons ATGGACCATTCACTGGGATGGCAAGGGAACTCTGTCTCTGAGGATGGGACTGAAGCCGGG ATCAAGCGTTTCCTGGAGGACAGCAGTGATGATGCCGAACTGAGCAAGTTCGTGAAGGATTTCCCAGGAAGCGAGCCCTGCCACCCATCGGAGGCCAAGACCAGGGTGTCCAGGCCCCAAATTTTGGAGCCAAGGCCCCGGAGCCCAGAGCTCTGTGATGATGACCTGGAGTATAGAGCCACTTTGTGGCCTGAGCCCTCTGAGAGCCAGCAATACATCTGTGCCCCAGCCCCTCTCAGCCCTTCTTCCAGGCCCCGCAGCCCATGGGGCAAGCTTGATCCCTATGATTCCTCTGAG GATGACAAGGAGTATGTGGGCTTTGCAaccctccccaatcaagtccaTAGGAAGTCGGTGAAGAAAGGCTTTGACTTCACACTCATGGTGGCAG GAGAATCTGGCCTGGGCAAATCCACTCTTGTCAACAGCCTCTTCCTCACTGACCTGTACAGGGATCGGAAACTCCTAGGTGCCGAAG AGCGGATCATGCAAACCGTGGAGATTACTAAGCACGCAGTGGACATAGAAGAGAAGGGCGTGAGGCTGCGGCTCACCATTGTGGACACTCCCGGTTTTGGGGATGCAGTCAACAACACAGAGTG CTGGAAGCCTGTAGCGGAATACATCGACCAGCAGTTTGAGCAGTATTTCCGAGATGAGAGTGGCCTGAATCGCAAGAACATCCAAGACAACCGCGTGCACTGCTGCCTCTACTTCATCTCGCCCTTCGGCCACGG GCTCCGGCCATTGGATGTTGAATTCATGAAGGCCCTGCATCAGCGGGTCAACATTGTGCCTATCTTGGCTAAGGCAGATACACTGACGCCTCCTGAAGTGGACCGAAAGAAATGCAAA ATCCGGGAGGAGATTGAGCACTTTGGAATCAAGATCTATCAGTTCCCAGACTGTGATTCTGATGAGGATGAGGACTTCAAATTACAGGACCAAGCCCTAAAG GAAAGCATCCCATTTGCGGTGATTGGCAGCAACACTGTGGTAGAAGCCAGAGGGCGGAGAGTTCGGGGCCGGCTCTACCCTTGGGGCATAGTAGAAG TGGAAAACCCGGGTCACTGCGACTTTGTGAAGCTGAGGACAATGCTGGTGCGTACCCACATGCAGGACCTGAAGGATGTGACCCGAGAGACACACTATGAGAACTACAGGGCCCAGTGCATCCAGAGCATGACCCGCCTAGTAGTAAAGGAACGGAATCGCAA GGACAGatccagaaactga
- the Septin4 gene encoding septin-4 isoform X3 has protein sequence MIKRFLEDSSDDAELSKFVKDFPGSEPCHPSEAKTRVSRPQILEPRPRSPELCDDDLEYRATLWPEPSESQQYICAPAPLSPSSRPRSPWGKLDPYDSSEDDKEYVGFATLPNQVHRKSVKKGFDFTLMVAGESGLGKSTLVNSLFLTDLYRDRKLLGAEERIMQTVEITKHAVDIEEKGVRLRLTIVDTPGFGDAVNNTECWKPVAEYIDQQFEQYFRDESGLNRKNIQDNRVHCCLYFISPFGHGLRPLDVEFMKALHQRVNIVPILAKADTLTPPEVDRKKCKIREEIEHFGIKIYQFPDCDSDEDEDFKLQDQALKESIPFAVIGSNTVVEARGRRVRGRLYPWGIVEVENPGHCDFVKLRTMLVRTHMQDLKDVTRETHYENYRAQCIQSMTRLVVKERNRNKLTRESGTDFPIPAVPPGTDPETEKLIREKDEELRRMQEMLHKIQRQMKETH, from the exons ATCAAGCGTTTCCTGGAGGACAGCAGTGATGATGCCGAACTGAGCAAGTTCGTGAAGGATTTCCCAGGAAGCGAGCCCTGCCACCCATCGGAGGCCAAGACCAGGGTGTCCAGGCCCCAAATTTTGGAGCCAAGGCCCCGGAGCCCAGAGCTCTGTGATGATGACCTGGAGTATAGAGCCACTTTGTGGCCTGAGCCCTCTGAGAGCCAGCAATACATCTGTGCCCCAGCCCCTCTCAGCCCTTCTTCCAGGCCCCGCAGCCCATGGGGCAAGCTTGATCCCTATGATTCCTCTGAG GATGACAAGGAGTATGTGGGCTTTGCAaccctccccaatcaagtccaTAGGAAGTCGGTGAAGAAAGGCTTTGACTTCACACTCATGGTGGCAG GAGAATCTGGCCTGGGCAAATCCACTCTTGTCAACAGCCTCTTCCTCACTGACCTGTACAGGGATCGGAAACTCCTAGGTGCCGAAG AGCGGATCATGCAAACCGTGGAGATTACTAAGCACGCAGTGGACATAGAAGAGAAGGGCGTGAGGCTGCGGCTCACCATTGTGGACACTCCCGGTTTTGGGGATGCAGTCAACAACACAGAGTG CTGGAAGCCTGTAGCGGAATACATCGACCAGCAGTTTGAGCAGTATTTCCGAGATGAGAGTGGCCTGAATCGCAAGAACATCCAAGACAACCGCGTGCACTGCTGCCTCTACTTCATCTCGCCCTTCGGCCACGG GCTCCGGCCATTGGATGTTGAATTCATGAAGGCCCTGCATCAGCGGGTCAACATTGTGCCTATCTTGGCTAAGGCAGATACACTGACGCCTCCTGAAGTGGACCGAAAGAAATGCAAA ATCCGGGAGGAGATTGAGCACTTTGGAATCAAGATCTATCAGTTCCCAGACTGTGATTCTGATGAGGATGAGGACTTCAAATTACAGGACCAAGCCCTAAAG GAAAGCATCCCATTTGCGGTGATTGGCAGCAACACTGTGGTAGAAGCCAGAGGGCGGAGAGTTCGGGGCCGGCTCTACCCTTGGGGCATAGTAGAAG TGGAAAACCCGGGTCACTGCGACTTTGTGAAGCTGAGGACAATGCTGGTGCGTACCCACATGCAGGACCTGAAGGATGTGACCCGAGAGACACACTATGAGAACTACAGGGCCCAGTGCATCCAGAGCATGACCCGCCTAGTAGTAAAGGAACGGAATCGCAA CAAACTGACAAGAGAGAGTGGTACTGACTTCCCTATCCCTGCTGTCCCACCAGGGACAGatccagaaactgagaagctaATCCGAGAGAAAGATGAAGAG CTGCGGCGGATGCAGGAGATGCTACACAAAATCCAAAGACAGATGAAGGAGACTCACTAA
- the Septin4 gene encoding septin-4 isoform X6 produces MDDKEYVGFATLPNQVHRKSVKKGFDFTLMVAGESGLGKSTLVNSLFLTDLYRDRKLLGAEERIMQTVEITKHAVDIEEKGVRLRLTIVDTPGFGDAVNNTECWKPVAEYIDQQFEQYFRDESGLNRKNIQDNRVHCCLYFISPFGHGLRPLDVEFMKALHQRVNIVPILAKADTLTPPEVDRKKCKIREEIEHFGIKIYQFPDCDSDEDEDFKLQDQALKESIPFAVIGSNTVVEARGRRVRGRLYPWGIVEVENPGHCDFVKLRTMLVRTHMQDLKDVTRETHYENYRAQCIQSMTRLVVKERNRNKLTRESGTDFPIPAVPPGTDPETEKLIREKDEELRRMQEMLHKIQRQMKETH; encoded by the exons GATGACAAGGAGTATGTGGGCTTTGCAaccctccccaatcaagtccaTAGGAAGTCGGTGAAGAAAGGCTTTGACTTCACACTCATGGTGGCAG GAGAATCTGGCCTGGGCAAATCCACTCTTGTCAACAGCCTCTTCCTCACTGACCTGTACAGGGATCGGAAACTCCTAGGTGCCGAAG AGCGGATCATGCAAACCGTGGAGATTACTAAGCACGCAGTGGACATAGAAGAGAAGGGCGTGAGGCTGCGGCTCACCATTGTGGACACTCCCGGTTTTGGGGATGCAGTCAACAACACAGAGTG CTGGAAGCCTGTAGCGGAATACATCGACCAGCAGTTTGAGCAGTATTTCCGAGATGAGAGTGGCCTGAATCGCAAGAACATCCAAGACAACCGCGTGCACTGCTGCCTCTACTTCATCTCGCCCTTCGGCCACGG GCTCCGGCCATTGGATGTTGAATTCATGAAGGCCCTGCATCAGCGGGTCAACATTGTGCCTATCTTGGCTAAGGCAGATACACTGACGCCTCCTGAAGTGGACCGAAAGAAATGCAAA ATCCGGGAGGAGATTGAGCACTTTGGAATCAAGATCTATCAGTTCCCAGACTGTGATTCTGATGAGGATGAGGACTTCAAATTACAGGACCAAGCCCTAAAG GAAAGCATCCCATTTGCGGTGATTGGCAGCAACACTGTGGTAGAAGCCAGAGGGCGGAGAGTTCGGGGCCGGCTCTACCCTTGGGGCATAGTAGAAG TGGAAAACCCGGGTCACTGCGACTTTGTGAAGCTGAGGACAATGCTGGTGCGTACCCACATGCAGGACCTGAAGGATGTGACCCGAGAGACACACTATGAGAACTACAGGGCCCAGTGCATCCAGAGCATGACCCGCCTAGTAGTAAAGGAACGGAATCGCAA CAAACTGACAAGAGAGAGTGGTACTGACTTCCCTATCCCTGCTGTCCCACCAGGGACAGatccagaaactgagaagctaATCCGAGAGAAAGATGAAGAG CTGCGGCGGATGCAGGAGATGCTACACAAAATCCAAAGACAGATGAAGGAGACTCACTAA
- the Septin4 gene encoding septin-4 isoform X8, with product MVAGESGLGKSTLVNSLFLTDLYRDRKLLGAEERIMQTVEITKHAVDIEEKGVRLRLTIVDTPGFGDAVNNTECWKPVAEYIDQQFEQYFRDESGLNRKNIQDNRVHCCLYFISPFGHGLRPLDVEFMKALHQRVNIVPILAKADTLTPPEVDRKKCKIREEIEHFGIKIYQFPDCDSDEDEDFKLQDQALKESIPFAVIGSNTVVEARGRRVRGRLYPWGIVEVENPGHCDFVKLRTMLVRTHMQDLKDVTRETHYENYRAQCIQSMTRLVVKERNRNKLTRESGTDFPIPAVPPGTDPETEKLIREKDEELRRMQEMLHKIQRQMKETH from the exons ATGGTGGCAG GAGAATCTGGCCTGGGCAAATCCACTCTTGTCAACAGCCTCTTCCTCACTGACCTGTACAGGGATCGGAAACTCCTAGGTGCCGAAG AGCGGATCATGCAAACCGTGGAGATTACTAAGCACGCAGTGGACATAGAAGAGAAGGGCGTGAGGCTGCGGCTCACCATTGTGGACACTCCCGGTTTTGGGGATGCAGTCAACAACACAGAGTG CTGGAAGCCTGTAGCGGAATACATCGACCAGCAGTTTGAGCAGTATTTCCGAGATGAGAGTGGCCTGAATCGCAAGAACATCCAAGACAACCGCGTGCACTGCTGCCTCTACTTCATCTCGCCCTTCGGCCACGG GCTCCGGCCATTGGATGTTGAATTCATGAAGGCCCTGCATCAGCGGGTCAACATTGTGCCTATCTTGGCTAAGGCAGATACACTGACGCCTCCTGAAGTGGACCGAAAGAAATGCAAA ATCCGGGAGGAGATTGAGCACTTTGGAATCAAGATCTATCAGTTCCCAGACTGTGATTCTGATGAGGATGAGGACTTCAAATTACAGGACCAAGCCCTAAAG GAAAGCATCCCATTTGCGGTGATTGGCAGCAACACTGTGGTAGAAGCCAGAGGGCGGAGAGTTCGGGGCCGGCTCTACCCTTGGGGCATAGTAGAAG TGGAAAACCCGGGTCACTGCGACTTTGTGAAGCTGAGGACAATGCTGGTGCGTACCCACATGCAGGACCTGAAGGATGTGACCCGAGAGACACACTATGAGAACTACAGGGCCCAGTGCATCCAGAGCATGACCCGCCTAGTAGTAAAGGAACGGAATCGCAA CAAACTGACAAGAGAGAGTGGTACTGACTTCCCTATCCCTGCTGTCCCACCAGGGACAGatccagaaactgagaagctaATCCGAGAGAAAGATGAAGAG CTGCGGCGGATGCAGGAGATGCTACACAAAATCCAAAGACAGATGAAGGAGACTCACTAA